In the Candidatus Rhodoblastus alkanivorans genome, one interval contains:
- a CDS encoding lipoprotein-releasing ABC transporter permease subunit: MIHFTRFFARFGAAAAEGSGAAPFGAYERMLALRYMRSRRNRWLPSAIAGLSVTGITVGVMSLIVVMSVMNGMRDEMISKLIGVNGHIFIQPIDTPLTDYREVTAQLRKIPGITFAFPMVENAAGISSPQQQTGALVRGVTEADLKRLPGIVGNVRQGTLDHFDDKVGVVIGEKLAETLGVQVGDKVSILTAKGAQTPFGVTPRLKAYPVKAIYQSGLYDFDQLIVFMPLAEAQAFFNRPDEANIIEGFVAHPDKVDAVRERIVQAITRPIMLTDWRQRYKSFFDVLKVESDSIFLILAIIVAVASLLIVQGLILLVKDKGRDIAILRTMGATRGSILRVFILTGLSIGATGAILGTALGVPLALQLENIRTFVNRTFNLNLFPADIYHLSQLPSSLDLHEVGGIAVLTLCLSFLATLYPSWRAARLDPVEALRHE; encoded by the coding sequence ATGATCCATTTCACCCGGTTTTTTGCGCGATTCGGCGCCGCCGCCGCCGAAGGATCGGGCGCCGCGCCTTTCGGCGCCTATGAGCGCATGCTGGCCCTGCGCTACATGCGCTCGCGCCGCAATCGCTGGCTGCCGTCGGCCATAGCCGGGCTTTCCGTCACCGGAATCACCGTCGGCGTGATGTCCCTGATCGTCGTCATGTCGGTGATGAACGGCATGCGCGACGAGATGATTTCCAAGCTGATCGGCGTCAACGGCCATATTTTCATCCAGCCGATCGACACGCCGCTCACCGATTACCGCGAGGTGACGGCCCAGCTCAGGAAAATCCCCGGAATCACCTTCGCCTTTCCCATGGTGGAGAATGCGGCCGGCATTTCCTCGCCCCAGCAGCAGACCGGGGCGCTGGTCCGCGGCGTGACCGAGGCCGACCTCAAGCGCCTGCCGGGCATTGTCGGCAATGTCCGGCAGGGGACGCTCGACCATTTCGACGACAAAGTGGGCGTGGTGATCGGCGAAAAACTGGCGGAGACGCTCGGCGTTCAGGTCGGCGACAAAGTTTCGATCCTCACCGCGAAAGGGGCGCAGACGCCGTTCGGCGTCACGCCGCGCCTCAAGGCCTATCCGGTCAAGGCGATCTACCAGTCCGGCCTCTATGACTTCGACCAGCTGATCGTCTTCATGCCGCTCGCCGAGGCCCAGGCCTTTTTCAACCGCCCCGACGAGGCCAATATCATCGAGGGCTTCGTCGCCCATCCCGATAAGGTCGATGCGGTGCGCGAGCGGATCGTCCAGGCCATCACCCGTCCGATCATGCTGACGGACTGGCGGCAGCGCTACAAGAGCTTCTTCGACGTGCTCAAGGTCGAGAGCGATTCGATCTTCCTCATTCTCGCGATCATCGTCGCGGTGGCCTCGCTGCTGATCGTCCAGGGGCTGATTCTTCTGGTCAAGGACAAGGGCCGCGACATCGCCATCCTGCGGACCATGGGGGCGACGCGCGGCTCGATCCTGCGCGTCTTCATCCTTACCGGCCTCTCCATCGGCGCCACGGGCGCGATTCTCGGCACGGCTTTGGGCGTGCCGCTGGCGCTGCAGCTCGAAAACATCCGCACTTTCGTGAACCGGACCTTCAACCTCAACCTGTTCCCGGCCGACATCTACCATCTGTCGCAACTGCCGTCGTCGCTCGATCTTCACGAGGTCGGTGGGATCGCCGTGCTGACCCTGTGCCTGTCCTTCCTCGCCACGCTCTATCCGTCGTGGCGCGCCGCCCGGCTCGATCCGGTCGAGGCCCTGCGCCATGAATGA
- a CDS encoding ABC transporter ATP-binding protein: protein MNDEASKNARRPTLKLTGVTRRYREGDGFLEILRGADAVLWPHQAAALVAPSGAGKSTLLHIAGLLERPDGGEVEIEGQPTSGLNDSQRTALRRNRIGFVYQFHHLLPEFTATENVMTPQMIAGLPRQEARRRALELLDYLGLAARANHRPSEMSGGEQQRVAIARAVANAPGLLLADEPTGNLDPETADRVFSALMSLVRATGLAALIATHNVDLAARMDRRLTLRNGLLAEMP, encoded by the coding sequence ATGAATGACGAGGCTTCAAAAAACGCTCGGCGGCCGACGCTGAAACTGACCGGGGTCACGCGGCGCTACCGCGAGGGCGACGGCTTTCTCGAAATTCTCCGCGGGGCCGACGCCGTGCTGTGGCCGCACCAGGCGGCGGCGTTGGTTGCGCCTTCGGGCGCCGGCAAATCGACCCTGCTCCATATCGCGGGGCTATTGGAGCGGCCGGACGGCGGCGAGGTCGAGATCGAGGGCCAGCCGACCTCGGGCCTGAACGATTCGCAGCGCACGGCCCTGCGGCGAAACCGAATCGGCTTCGTCTATCAGTTTCACCATCTCCTGCCGGAGTTCACCGCGACGGAAAATGTCATGACGCCGCAGATGATCGCCGGCCTGCCGCGCCAGGAGGCGCGGCGCCGGGCGCTGGAGTTGCTCGATTATCTCGGCCTGGCGGCGCGCGCCAATCATAGGCCGTCGGAAATGTCCGGCGGCGAGCAGCAGCGCGTGGCCATCGCCCGTGCGGTCGCCAATGCGCCGGGCTTGCTGCTGGCCGACGAGCCGACCGGCAATCTCGACCCCGAAACGGCCGACCGAGTTTTCTCGGCGCTGATGTCGCTGGTGCGCGCCACTGGCCTTGCGGCGCTGATCGCGACTCACAACGTCGACCTTGCCGCGCGCATGGACAGGCGCCTGACCTTGCGCAACGGACTGCTGGCGGAAATGCCGTGA
- the dnaE gene encoding DNA polymerase III subunit alpha gives MVERMIEKVGFVHLHVHTAFSLREGAIGVSKLLKLALADVQPAVAVTDVNNLFGALEISEKFAKEGVQPIVGCQLTLDFGDVENFRTRGESLALDAGKGNIVLLAQSEQGYANLMRLVSQAWLMVDPGDSPHVGIAQLAAASEGLIALSGGPTGPLDRAFALDKPEVAQARLAALAPLFADRFYIEIQRHGLESEQKVEPFLLDMAYREGLPLVATNEPYFAVAADYDAHDALMCIADGAVVGQDNRRKLTPEHRFKTRAEMVALFADLPEATRNSVEIALRCAYRPRTRKPILPNFNEGVDEAAELRAQAASGLADRISAHGPAPGHTEEDYRKRLEFELSIIEKMKFPGYFLIVSDFIKWAKAQGIPVGPGRGSGAGSLVAYALTITDLDPIRFSLLFERFLNPERVSMPDFDIDFCQTRRDEVIAYVRRRYGEDRVAQIITFGSFLARGVLRNVGRVLEMPLGLVDKLAKLVPQNPAAPVSLKQAIDSEPRLQEAAQQDSRVRQLLEVAQKLEGLYSNASTHAAGIVIGDRPLDQLTPLYRDPKSDMPATQFNMKWVEQAGLVKFDFLGLKTLTTLSTCVALLKQRGIEVDLSKIPLDDQKTFDMLGRGETVGVFQVESAGMRKALAEMRADRFEDIIALVALYRPGPMANIPTYCAVKHGEEDADYLHPKIESVLKETFGVIIYQEQVMQIAQILSGYSLGEADMLRRAMGKKIKAEMDKQRARFVDGAVERGIEKAKADEIFDLLAKFADYGFNKSHAAAYALVAYQTAWCKANHPVEFLAASMTLDKSNTDKLAEFRNEATRLGIKVEPPSVNRSGVDFDVHRDASGVLTIRYALSAVKGVGEGQAEALVRARGARSFRDLSDLSARLNPREVNKKVLEALAAAGAFDELERDRAKAFAAVEPILALANRAQEESLVGQSALFGAAEPEALRLTNYENWSAEERLRREFEAIGFFISGHPLDAYQNVTKRLRVDNWAHFARAVKQGASAGRLAATVLDRAERRTKSGSKMGIVTLSDPSGQYEAIMFQEGLNQYRDLLEKGACVLVTLQANLDGEDVRARITMAEKLDEAAARIQKGLRIILRNPAPLPRLSERLKGRPEGEVTLVLRLDAPEREVEIRLPGRYPVNPQASSAIKAIPGVAEVELV, from the coding sequence ATGGTCGAGCGGATGATCGAGAAAGTCGGCTTCGTTCATCTCCATGTTCATACCGCTTTTTCCTTGCGCGAAGGCGCGATCGGCGTGAGCAAATTGCTGAAGCTCGCGCTCGCCGACGTCCAGCCCGCGGTCGCGGTGACGGACGTCAACAATCTGTTCGGCGCCCTGGAGATTTCCGAAAAATTCGCGAAGGAGGGCGTGCAGCCCATCGTCGGATGCCAGCTCACGTTGGATTTTGGCGACGTGGAAAATTTTCGCACGCGCGGCGAGAGTCTGGCGCTGGACGCCGGCAAGGGCAATATCGTGCTGTTGGCGCAAAGCGAGCAGGGCTACGCCAATCTCATGCGGCTGGTCTCGCAGGCCTGGCTCATGGTCGATCCCGGCGATTCGCCCCATGTCGGAATCGCACAGCTTGCGGCGGCGAGCGAAGGTCTGATCGCGCTGAGCGGTGGTCCGACCGGACCGCTCGACCGCGCTTTCGCGCTCGACAAGCCCGAGGTCGCGCAGGCGCGGCTCGCCGCTTTGGCGCCCTTGTTCGCCGATCGATTCTATATCGAAATCCAGCGCCACGGGCTCGAAAGCGAGCAGAAGGTCGAACCCTTCCTGCTCGACATGGCCTATCGCGAAGGCCTGCCGCTGGTTGCGACCAATGAGCCCTATTTCGCCGTCGCCGCCGATTATGACGCCCATGACGCGCTCATGTGCATCGCCGACGGCGCCGTCGTCGGCCAGGACAACCGGCGCAAGCTCACGCCCGAGCATCGCTTCAAAACCCGCGCGGAAATGGTCGCTTTGTTCGCGGACCTGCCCGAGGCGACGCGGAACAGCGTCGAAATCGCGCTGCGTTGCGCCTATCGGCCGCGCACCCGCAAGCCGATCCTGCCTAATTTCAACGAAGGCGTCGACGAGGCGGCGGAATTGCGCGCTCAGGCCGCATCCGGCCTCGCCGACCGGATCAGCGCCCATGGCCCGGCGCCCGGCCACACCGAGGAGGATTATCGGAAAAGGCTCGAATTCGAGCTTTCGATCATCGAGAAGATGAAGTTCCCCGGCTATTTCCTGATCGTGTCGGACTTCATCAAATGGGCGAAGGCGCAAGGGATTCCGGTCGGGCCGGGGCGCGGCTCGGGCGCGGGCTCGCTGGTCGCCTATGCCCTGACCATCACCGATCTCGATCCGATCCGCTTTTCGCTGCTGTTCGAGCGCTTCCTCAATCCCGAGCGCGTTTCGATGCCGGATTTCGACATCGATTTCTGCCAGACCCGCCGCGACGAGGTCATCGCCTATGTCCGCCGCCGCTATGGCGAGGATCGGGTGGCGCAGATCATCACCTTCGGTTCGTTCCTGGCGCGCGGCGTGTTGCGCAATGTAGGGCGGGTGCTGGAAATGCCGCTTGGCCTCGTGGACAAGCTCGCCAAGCTTGTGCCGCAGAACCCGGCCGCGCCGGTCTCGCTCAAACAGGCGATCGATTCCGAGCCCCGCCTGCAGGAAGCCGCGCAGCAGGATTCGCGAGTGCGGCAGCTGTTGGAGGTCGCGCAGAAGCTCGAAGGGCTTTACTCCAACGCCTCGACCCATGCCGCGGGCATTGTCATCGGCGATCGGCCGCTGGATCAACTCACGCCGCTCTATCGCGATCCCAAATCCGACATGCCGGCGACCCAGTTCAACATGAAATGGGTCGAACAGGCCGGATTGGTGAAATTCGACTTTCTGGGCCTCAAGACGCTCACGACGCTTTCAACCTGCGTCGCGTTGCTGAAACAGCGTGGGATCGAGGTCGATCTGTCGAAAATCCCGCTCGACGACCAGAAAACCTTCGACATGCTCGGGCGCGGCGAGACGGTCGGCGTGTTCCAGGTGGAAAGCGCGGGCATGCGCAAGGCGCTGGCCGAAATGCGCGCCGACCGTTTCGAGGACATTATCGCGCTGGTCGCGCTCTACCGTCCCGGGCCGATGGCCAATATCCCGACCTATTGCGCCGTGAAACATGGCGAGGAGGACGCCGATTACCTCCATCCCAAAATCGAGTCCGTGCTGAAGGAGACATTCGGCGTCATCATCTATCAGGAACAGGTGATGCAGATCGCCCAGATCCTGTCGGGCTATTCGCTCGGCGAGGCGGACATGCTGCGCCGCGCGATGGGCAAGAAAATCAAGGCGGAAATGGACAAGCAGCGCGCCCGTTTCGTGGACGGCGCGGTGGAGCGTGGGATTGAAAAAGCCAAGGCCGATGAAATCTTCGACCTGCTGGCGAAATTCGCCGATTACGGCTTCAACAAGAGCCATGCCGCAGCCTATGCCCTGGTCGCCTATCAGACCGCGTGGTGCAAGGCCAATCATCCGGTCGAATTCCTCGCCGCCTCGATGACGCTCGACAAGAGCAACACCGACAAGCTGGCGGAATTCCGCAACGAGGCGACGCGTCTCGGCATCAAGGTCGAGCCGCCTTCGGTCAACCGCTCCGGCGTGGATTTTGACGTTCATCGCGACGCCTCGGGCGTCCTCACGATCCGCTATGCCTTGTCGGCGGTGAAGGGTGTGGGCGAGGGGCAGGCGGAGGCTTTGGTGCGGGCGCGCGGCGCAAGATCGTTCCGCGACCTGTCCGACCTCTCGGCCCGGCTCAATCCGCGCGAGGTCAACAAGAAGGTGCTGGAGGCGCTCGCCGCCGCCGGGGCCTTCGACGAGCTGGAGCGCGACCGCGCCAAGGCTTTTGCCGCGGTCGAGCCGATTCTCGCCCTTGCCAATCGCGCGCAGGAGGAAAGCCTTGTCGGCCAGTCGGCGCTGTTCGGCGCCGCCGAGCCGGAGGCCCTGCGCCTGACCAATTACGAGAACTGGTCGGCGGAAGAGCGTCTGCGCCGCGAATTCGAGGCGATCGGCTTCTTCATTTCCGGCCATCCGCTCGACGCCTATCAGAACGTGACGAAAAGGCTGCGGGTCGATAATTGGGCCCATTTCGCGAGGGCGGTGAAGCAGGGCGCCTCGGCGGGGCGACTCGCCGCCACCGTGCTCGACCGCGCCGAGCGCCGCACCAAATCTGGGTCCAAGATGGGGATCGTGACCCTGTCCGACCCTTCCGGGCAATATGAAGCGATTATGTTTCAGGAAGGACTGAACCAATATCGCGACCTGCTGGAGAAGGGCGCCTGCGTGCTGGTCACGCTTCAGGCCAATCTCGATGGCGAAGACGTGCGCGCCCGCATCACCATGGCCGAGAAACTGGACGAGGCGGCGGCGCGCATCCAGAAGGGCCTGCGCATTATTCTGCGCAATCCGGCGCCCTTGCCGCGCCTTTCGGAGCGGCTGAAGGGCCGGCCGGAAGGCGAGGTGACGCTGGTGCTGCGGCTCGACGCCCCCGAGCGCGAGGTCGAAATCAGGCTGCCCGGCCGCTATCCCGTCAATCCGCAAGCCTCCAGCGCGATCAAGGCGATTCCGGGCGTGGCGGAAGTGGAGCTGGTTTAG
- a CDS encoding S1 family peptidase — MDKWSVEPLLLTSTRFSTFRQGQILTGASGFFFLRDDRLFVVTSRHVLVDKASGHFPDSIEIELHIDGDDLAKATGFSVPLYDDGKPAWRQGADKSGDIDVAAIEIEREALPDSTIYRAFTPDHLPGPSETIETGAFILVVGFPLGFHDTLHHLPVVRQGVIASSFGLRFQGQGFFLTDARTHRGASGSPVVTRAVSREGAALDPPWLLLGVHSTRFDVARDLDRDEALGLNCAWYADILMTLTE, encoded by the coding sequence ATGGATAAATGGTCGGTCGAGCCGCTGCTTCTGACCTCGACGCGCTTTTCGACCTTTCGACAGGGCCAGATCCTTACCGGCGCGAGCGGCTTTTTCTTCCTGCGCGATGATCGCCTGTTCGTCGTCACGAGCCGGCATGTTCTCGTCGATAAAGCCAGCGGCCACTTTCCCGACAGCATTGAGATCGAACTTCACATCGACGGTGACGATCTGGCGAAAGCCACCGGCTTTTCCGTGCCGCTCTATGACGACGGAAAACCGGCCTGGCGACAAGGCGCCGATAAATCCGGCGACATCGACGTCGCGGCGATCGAAATCGAGCGCGAGGCCCTGCCGGACTCGACGATCTACCGCGCCTTCACGCCCGATCATTTGCCGGGCCCCTCCGAAACGATCGAAACCGGCGCATTTATACTGGTCGTCGGGTTTCCGCTCGGCTTCCACGACACCCTGCATCATTTGCCGGTGGTGCGTCAGGGCGTGATCGCGTCCTCCTTCGGGCTGCGCTTTCAGGGCCAGGGCTTTTTCCTGACCGACGCCCGAACACATCGCGGCGCGAGCGGTTCGCCGGTCGTGACCCGCGCGGTCAGCCGCGAAGGAGCCGCGCTCGATCCGCCATGGCTGCTGCTCGGCGTGCATTCGACCCGGTTCGACGTCGCGCGCGACCTCGACCGCGACGAGGCGCTGGGCCTGAATTGCGCCTGGTACGCCGATATTCTGATGACGCTCACGGAGTAA
- a CDS encoding cold-shock protein, producing MATGTVKWFNGQKGFGFIQPDDGGTDVFVHVSAVEQAGLTGLAEGQKISYEIAVDRRSGKSSASRLQVV from the coding sequence ATGGCTACGGGCACTGTAAAATGGTTTAATGGTCAAAAGGGCTTCGGCTTCATCCAGCCCGACGATGGCGGCACGGATGTTTTTGTCCATGTCAGCGCGGTGGAACAAGCCGGGCTCACGGGCCTGGCGGAAGGCCAGAAGATCAGCTACGAAATCGCAGTTGACCGCCGGAGCGGCAAGTCTTCCGCGTCACGGCTTCAGGTCGTCTGA
- the lipA gene encoding lipoyl synthase produces MAVVLDLLNDDPRKKDDSRPRHPEKAHKPDQPIARKPEWIRVKAPGSPGWAETNAIVKANKLVTVCEEAGCPNIGECWDKKHATFMIMGDVCTRACAFCNVKTGLPAPLDAGEPAHIGEATARLGLSHVVITSVDRDDLDDGGAGHFAAVIAAIRAMSPSTTIEILTPDFLRKPGALERVVEAKPDVFNHNLETVPSNYLTVRPGARYFHSLRLLQKVKELDPDIFTKSGIMLGLGEERNEVLQLMDDLRSAEVDFLTIGQYLQPTRKHHPVKAFVPPEQFKAYESIAYAKGFLLVASSPLTRSSHHAGEDFERLRARRRGARG; encoded by the coding sequence ATGGCTGTCGTGCTCGACCTTCTCAATGATGATCCCCGCAAGAAGGACGATTCGCGCCCGCGTCACCCGGAAAAGGCGCACAAGCCCGACCAGCCGATCGCGCGCAAGCCGGAATGGATCCGCGTCAAGGCGCCGGGCTCCCCCGGCTGGGCGGAGACCAACGCCATCGTCAAGGCCAACAAGCTGGTCACCGTCTGCGAGGAAGCGGGCTGCCCCAATATCGGCGAGTGCTGGGACAAGAAGCACGCCACTTTCATGATCATGGGCGATGTCTGCACCCGCGCCTGCGCCTTCTGCAACGTCAAGACCGGCCTCCCGGCGCCGCTCGACGCCGGCGAGCCCGCCCATATTGGCGAGGCGACGGCGCGGCTCGGTCTGAGCCATGTCGTCATCACCTCGGTCGATCGCGACGACCTCGACGACGGCGGCGCCGGCCATTTCGCGGCGGTGATCGCGGCGATCCGGGCGATGAGCCCGTCAACCACCATCGAGATTCTGACGCCCGACTTCCTGCGCAAGCCGGGAGCGCTGGAGCGCGTGGTCGAAGCCAAGCCCGACGTGTTCAACCACAATCTCGAAACCGTGCCCTCGAACTATCTTACCGTCCGCCCGGGCGCGCGCTATTTTCACTCTTTGCGCCTGTTGCAGAAGGTGAAGGAGCTGGACCCGGACATTTTCACCAAGTCGGGAATCATGCTGGGGCTGGGCGAGGAGCGCAACGAGGTCCTGCAGTTGATGGACGACCTGCGCTCGGCCGAGGTCGATTTCCTCACCATCGGCCAATATCTCCAGCCGACCCGCAAACACCATCCGGTCAAGGCCTTCGTGCCGCCCGAGCAATTCAAGGCCTATGAATCCATCGCCTACGCCAAGGGCTTTCTGCTCGTCGCCTCTTCGCCGCTGACGCGTTCGTCGCATCACGCGGGCGAGGATTTCGAACGGCTGCGCGCGCGCCGGCGCGGCGCGCGCGGATGA
- a CDS encoding type II toxin-antitoxin system RatA family toxin codes for MPSFRTSHVVNHTPQQMFDLVADVEAYPQFVPLCQALRVKRRFSGADGAEVVLAEMEVGYKAIRERFTSRVTLNRAARRIDVEYVDGPFSHLENIWRFVDADEGKCRIEFYIAYEFRSRMLAALMGSMFDAAFRKFAFAFETRADEVFRPA; via the coding sequence ATGCCAAGCTTCCGCACCAGCCACGTCGTCAATCATACGCCGCAGCAGATGTTCGATCTGGTGGCGGATGTGGAAGCCTACCCCCAATTCGTGCCCTTGTGTCAGGCGTTGCGGGTCAAACGACGCTTTTCGGGCGCGGACGGCGCCGAGGTCGTTCTTGCGGAGATGGAGGTCGGCTACAAGGCGATTCGGGAGCGATTCACCAGCCGGGTGACCTTGAACCGCGCGGCGCGGCGCATCGATGTCGAATATGTCGATGGTCCGTTCAGCCATCTGGAAAACATATGGCGCTTCGTCGACGCGGACGAAGGGAAGTGTCGGATCGAATTCTATATTGCTTATGAATTCCGCAGCCGGATGCTGGCGGCGCTGATGGGCTCGATGTTCGACGCCGCGTTCCGGAAATTCGCTTTCGCCTTCGAGACGCGCGCCGACGAGGTCTTTCGTCCGGCCTGA
- a CDS encoding RBBP9/YdeN family alpha/beta hydrolase gives MRVSDLDILIVPGLGGSGPDHWQSRWAQKLSTARLVEQDDWVNPARDAWVAAILREIDAAARPVALVGHSLGSLAAASAIAETPAREKIAAAFLVAPPDPDAEKLPPGLIDPAFKEKAPQTALGVPGVLVASRNDSFADYAFAEQLAQQWGLDLADAGEAGHINAESGHGPWPEGLMRLAGLFSRLSR, from the coding sequence ATGCGTGTTTCCGATCTCGACATTCTCATCGTTCCCGGCCTCGGGGGCTCGGGGCCCGATCATTGGCAGAGCCGCTGGGCGCAGAAGCTTTCCACAGCCCGCCTGGTCGAACAGGACGACTGGGTGAACCCGGCGCGCGACGCCTGGGTCGCAGCAATCTTACGCGAAATCGACGCCGCCGCGCGTCCGGTCGCCCTCGTCGGGCACAGCCTCGGCTCGCTCGCCGCCGCCAGCGCCATCGCGGAAACGCCGGCGCGCGAAAAAATCGCCGCCGCTTTTCTGGTCGCGCCGCCCGACCCGGACGCCGAAAAGCTGCCGCCCGGCCTGATTGACCCTGCCTTCAAGGAAAAAGCGCCGCAAACGGCGCTGGGCGTGCCGGGCGTCCTCGTCGCCAGCCGCAATGATTCCTTCGCGGATTATGCTTTTGCGGAGCAGCTCGCCCAGCAATGGGGGCTGGACCTCGCGGATGCGGGCGAGGCGGGCCATATCAACGCCGAAAGCGGCCATGGCCCTTGGCCCGAGGGCCTGATGCGGCTGGCGGGCCTCTTTTCCCGCCTGTCCCGGTAA
- a CDS encoding YbdD/YjiX family protein, which translates to MRQTASLMIGQPDYETYVAHWKQFHPDETPMNRTEFFRNREERRYGGGVSTGGFRCC; encoded by the coding sequence TTGCGCCAGACGGCCTCGCTCATGATCGGTCAGCCCGATTACGAGACCTATGTGGCGCATTGGAAGCAATTCCATCCCGATGAGACGCCGATGAACCGCACGGAATTCTTCCGCAACCGCGAGGAGCGGCGCTACGGCGGCGGCGTCTCGACCGGGGGGTTCCGCTGCTGCTGA
- a CDS encoding carbon starvation CstA family protein — protein MTIAQPATGSPKGSPLSWAAWILVALVGAISLGTVALHRGETINALWLVTAAACVYLIAYRFYSVFIAEKVLQLDDARVTPAVRRNDGLDYVPTDKYVLFGHHFAAIAGAGPLVGPVLAAQMGYLPGTLWLLVGVVFAGAVQDMVILFISTRRDGRSLGDLIKTEMGETAGMIAQFGVLAIMVILLAVLALVVVKALAGSPWGTFTVASTLPTALLMGVYSRFIRPGRIAEMSIIGFVLLILGIVYGQTVSQSPTLAPYFTFKGPQLALMLIAYGFVASVLPVWLLLAPRDYLSTFLKIGTILALAIGIAIVRPELHMPAVTKYIDGTGPVFKGALFPFLFITIACGAVSGFHALISSGTTPKMIMRESEIRTIGYGAMLMESAVGVMALIAATLLEPGVYYAMNSAPALIGTTPAQAAQTISSWGFAVTPDMLAAAAKEVGEHTILSRAGGAPTLAVGMAHILSGFLGGSAAKAFWYHFAILFEALFILTTVDAGTRVARFMIQDLLGHFVPVMRQTRNWGANIAATALAVSGWGYFLYQGVVDPLGGINTLWPLFGIANQMLAAIALILCTAVLFKMKRERYAWVTVMPTIWLIICTLTAGWQKLFDANPAIGFLSNAQKFSAAVAQGKVLAPANSMDEMNRVITNNYVDAGLTAIFIAVVVAMIVAGFVTIRNARSNPNVTTREVGDDLSGLQPVKA, from the coding sequence ATGACCATTGCCCAGCCCGCCACGGGCTCCCCCAAGGGCTCTCCCTTGTCGTGGGCCGCTTGGATTCTCGTCGCGCTCGTCGGCGCCATTTCGCTCGGGACGGTCGCTCTCCATCGCGGCGAGACCATCAACGCGCTCTGGCTGGTGACCGCGGCGGCCTGCGTCTATCTCATCGCTTATCGTTTCTACAGCGTGTTCATCGCTGAAAAGGTGCTTCAGCTCGACGACGCGCGCGTGACGCCCGCCGTGCGCCGCAACGACGGCCTCGATTACGTGCCGACGGACAAATATGTGCTGTTCGGGCATCATTTCGCGGCCATCGCCGGCGCCGGACCTCTGGTCGGCCCCGTTCTCGCCGCGCAAATGGGCTATCTCCCCGGCACGCTCTGGCTGCTCGTCGGCGTGGTCTTCGCCGGCGCGGTGCAGGACATGGTCATCCTGTTCATCTCGACCCGCCGCGACGGCCGCTCGCTCGGCGACCTGATCAAGACCGAAATGGGCGAGACCGCCGGCATGATCGCGCAGTTCGGCGTGCTGGCGATCATGGTCATCCTTCTCGCCGTGCTTGCGCTCGTCGTCGTCAAGGCCCTCGCCGGAAGCCCGTGGGGCACGTTCACGGTCGCCTCGACCCTGCCGACCGCCTTGCTGATGGGCGTCTACAGCCGTTTCATCCGGCCGGGCCGCATCGCCGAAATGTCGATCATCGGCTTCGTGCTGTTGATCCTCGGCATCGTCTATGGCCAGACCGTCAGCCAGAGCCCGACGCTCGCCCCCTATTTCACCTTCAAGGGCCCCCAGCTCGCGCTCATGCTGATCGCCTATGGCTTCGTCGCCTCCGTGCTCCCGGTCTGGCTGCTGCTCGCGCCGCGCGACTATCTCTCGACCTTCCTCAAGATCGGCACGATCCTCGCGCTCGCCATCGGCATCGCCATCGTCAGGCCGGAACTGCATATGCCGGCGGTGACCAAATATATCGACGGGACCGGGCCGGTGTTCAAAGGCGCGCTGTTCCCCTTCCTGTTCATCACCATCGCCTGCGGCGCCGTCTCCGGCTTCCACGCCCTGATCTCGTCCGGCACCACGCCGAAAATGATCATGCGCGAGAGCGAAATCCGCACGATCGGCTATGGCGCGATGCTGATGGAAAGCGCCGTCGGCGTCATGGCGCTGATCGCCGCGACCCTGCTGGAGCCGGGCGTCTATTACGCCATGAACTCCGCCCCGGCGCTGATCGGGACCACGCCGGCGCAGGCCGCGCAGACGATCTCGTCCTGGGGATTCGCGGTCACGCCCGACATGCTGGCCGCGGCCGCCAAGGAGGTGGGCGAGCACACCATCCTGTCGCGCGCCGGCGGCGCGCCGACGCTCGCCGTCGGCATGGCTCACATCCTGTCGGGCTTCCTCGGCGGCTCGGCGGCGAAGGCCTTCTGGTACCATTTCGCCATCCTGTTCGAAGCCTTGTTCATCCTCACCACGGTGGACGCCGGCACCCGCGTCGCCCGCTTCATGATCCAGGACCTGCTCGGCCATTTCGTCCCGGTCATGCGTCAAACCCGGAACTGGGGCGCCAATATCGCCGCCACGGCGCTGGCCGTCTCCGGCTGGGGCTATTTCCTCTATCAAGGCGTCGTCGATCCGCTCGGGGGCATCAATACGCTTTGGCCCTTGTTCGGCATCGCCAACCAGATGCTCGCGGCCATCGCGCTCATTCTCTGCACCGCCGTGCTGTTCAAGATGAAGCGCGAACGCTACGCCTGGGTCACGGTCATGCCGACGATCTGGCTGATCATCTGCACGCTGACCGCCGGCTGGCAGAAACTGTTCGACGCCAATCCGGCGATCGGCTTTCTGTCCAATGCGCAGAAATTCTCGGCCGCTGTCGCCCAGGGCAAAGTGCTTGCCCCGGCCAACAGCATGGATGAGATGAACCGGGTGATCACCAATAATTACGTGGACGCCGGTCTCACCGCCATATTCATCGCAGTGGTCGTCGCGATGATCGTCGCGGGCTTCGTCACGATCCGCAACGCCCGCTCCAACCCCAATGTCACCACCAGGGAGGTGGGCGATGATCTGTCTGGATTGCAGCCCGTCAAGGCTTAG